The Candidatus Binatia bacterium genome has a window encoding:
- a CDS encoding glycosyl transferase encodes MDRAAGLGISVVIPAYNAAAELADTVAKVRGELAALELPLEILVVDDGSTDGTTEVAARTRGVRLVRGSFNRGKGWAVWRGVMRSSFPVVCFTDADAPFLSGSYRAVVEPVVRGAPFVIGSRRLAGSEMLVSMTALNYAARRHLIGISFNRFVRWILPLTITDTQCGLKAFQRSVGVELCQRIRSLRYLFDVELLLAAHALSVPIREVPVSVAYRDRKTSLRLFRESVLMGAGLLAIAWRAYRGAYLQPNPKLRDLEVQESELVSEAVSSSAR; translated from the coding sequence ATGGATCGCGCGGCAGGCTTGGGGATTTCTGTTGTCATTCCTGCGTACAATGCGGCTGCCGAACTGGCAGATACCGTCGCGAAAGTGCGTGGTGAACTGGCAGCCCTGGAGCTGCCTCTGGAGATTCTCGTCGTGGATGACGGGAGCACGGACGGCACGACGGAGGTGGCCGCCCGAACCCGCGGCGTGCGTCTCGTGCGCGGCTCGTTCAATCGCGGCAAGGGATGGGCGGTGTGGCGGGGGGTGATGCGGTCATCGTTCCCGGTCGTTTGTTTTACCGACGCCGACGCTCCGTTTCTCTCGGGGAGCTACCGCGCGGTGGTCGAGCCGGTGGTGCGCGGCGCACCGTTCGTGATCGGTTCGCGGAGGTTAGCGGGCTCGGAAATGCTCGTCAGCATGACTGCGCTGAACTACGCGGCGCGACGCCATTTGATTGGCATTAGCTTCAACCGCTTTGTGCGTTGGATTCTGCCTTTGACCATCACCGACACGCAGTGCGGTTTGAAGGCCTTCCAGCGCTCGGTCGGAGTGGAACTTTGCCAGCGCATACGATCGCTGCGTTACCTCTTCGACGTAGAACTTTTACTGGCAGCACATGCTTTGTCGGTGCCGATCCGGGAGGTTCCCGTGTCGGTAGCGTACCGCGATCGCAAGACCTCTCTGAGGTTGTTTCGCGAAAGTGTCCTGATGGGGGCGGGCCTTTTGGCCATCGCCTGGCGGGCATATCGCGGAGCCTATTTGCAGCCAAACCCCAAGCTGCGCGACTTAGAGGTGCAGGAAAGCGAATTGGTGTCGGAGGCGGTGAGCTCGTCTGCCCGTTGA
- a CDS encoding enoyl-CoA hydratase: MHPYETLRVERQGSVAMVQLNRPERLNAWTPTMGRELLEAFQELDADGTVRTVVLHGAGRAFCSGADLDFFRSQVDSGTREGGLTRSEAFPLLLRQFSKPVIAALHGYALGVGATMALLCDLRVASSETKIGFLFARLGLMAELGSTYILPRLVGIARASELLFTGKMYPASQLAEWGLINRMTAEGKALDEALALANEIAECAPLSLRFTRQALYEGLESSFPSQLRLESLALNYLYATRDHAEALQALREKRPARFTGE, translated from the coding sequence ATGCACCCCTACGAAACATTGCGGGTAGAACGTCAAGGTTCCGTGGCCATGGTCCAGTTGAACCGACCCGAGAGGCTCAACGCCTGGACCCCTACGATGGGCCGCGAGCTGCTCGAGGCTTTCCAAGAACTCGATGCGGATGGCACCGTGAGGACCGTGGTGTTGCACGGGGCCGGACGAGCCTTTTGTTCCGGGGCGGACTTGGATTTCTTTCGATCCCAGGTCGACAGCGGTACACGCGAAGGCGGGCTGACGCGCAGCGAGGCCTTTCCGCTTCTTTTGCGGCAGTTCTCGAAGCCCGTGATTGCGGCCCTACACGGCTACGCGCTCGGCGTGGGTGCTACCATGGCACTGCTGTGCGACCTTCGCGTGGCCAGCAGCGAGACGAAGATCGGTTTTCTCTTTGCGCGACTGGGACTGATGGCGGAACTCGGCTCCACTTACATTCTGCCGCGGTTGGTTGGCATCGCGCGCGCCAGCGAACTCTTGTTCACCGGCAAAATGTACCCCGCCTCGCAGTTGGCCGAGTGGGGCTTGATTAACCGCATGACCGCGGAAGGGAAGGCGCTCGACGAAGCCCTCGCCCTCGCCAATGAGATTGCCGAGTGTGCACCCCTTTCCTTACGGTTTACCCGACAGGCGCTGTACGAGGGCCTGGAAAGTTCCTTCCCGTCCCAGCTTCGGCTCGAATCGCTCGCTTTGAACTACCTGTACGCTACCAGAGATCACGCAGAGGCGTTGCAGGCCTTGCGGGAAAAACGTCCGGCACGGTTCACTGGAGAATGA
- a CDS encoding acyl-CoA--6-aminopenicillanic acid acyltransferase — MRAGYGGRMNVRDWRWSCDSLVALAGATDSGATIFAKNSDRPAWECQPLCDVPRVEHGGDAWVQCTYIRVRQARVTYRVIGSRPYWGWGFEHGVNEHGVAIGNHTVFTKEPVAPSGLTGMDLVRLGLERAQTASEAVQVMAELLATYGQGGSGFADKDWPYHNSFLVADAREAYVWETSGAHWALRRVRDVASVSNHLTIGSDWDELGPDTLSYAVSQGWWPEETSERFDFARAYRDTTMAPEVISSGRYARTCRLLESARTGVRASDVRNWMRDHYGRKDPQSGLSPADPEYFSVCMHADPVGTTTASVVAELAPDPRQTVVWVCMGAPCSGIYLPLFLDVPIPEALTRGSAEYSDDSAWWRSHRLLELVQQSWESRLPIVRAAFDPLEEALASQISELKAASREEREALVQAAAEEALEVLADLVRRLS; from the coding sequence ATGCGTGCAGGCTATGGGGGGCGCATGAACGTTCGGGACTGGAGGTGGAGTTGCGATTCGCTGGTCGCCTTGGCGGGTGCGACCGATTCGGGCGCGACCATCTTTGCGAAGAACAGCGACCGACCTGCCTGGGAGTGCCAACCGCTTTGCGATGTGCCGCGGGTGGAACACGGTGGCGATGCGTGGGTGCAATGTACGTACATCCGAGTGCGCCAAGCTCGCGTGACGTACCGGGTAATTGGTTCGCGCCCGTACTGGGGTTGGGGTTTCGAGCATGGCGTCAACGAACACGGCGTAGCCATCGGCAACCACACTGTGTTCACGAAAGAGCCGGTGGCCCCTTCCGGGCTCACGGGCATGGACCTAGTGCGGTTGGGTTTAGAGCGCGCGCAAACGGCAAGCGAAGCTGTGCAAGTGATGGCCGAGCTGCTGGCCACGTATGGGCAGGGTGGTTCGGGCTTTGCGGACAAGGACTGGCCCTACCACAACTCCTTCCTCGTGGCCGATGCGCGCGAAGCGTACGTGTGGGAAACCTCGGGCGCACATTGGGCACTGCGACGGGTGCGCGACGTGGCAAGTGTTTCCAACCATCTCACCATTGGGAGCGATTGGGATGAACTCGGTCCCGACACGCTGTCTTATGCTGTTTCGCAAGGGTGGTGGCCCGAAGAAACGAGCGAGCGGTTCGACTTTGCGAGGGCCTATCGCGACACGACAATGGCTCCCGAAGTTATTTCCAGCGGGCGCTATGCACGGACGTGCCGGCTCCTCGAAAGTGCCCGGACCGGCGTGCGGGCTTCCGACGTTCGAAATTGGATGCGAGACCACTATGGGCGAAAAGATCCGCAGAGCGGCTTGAGCCCGGCGGATCCAGAATACTTCTCCGTTTGTATGCACGCTGACCCCGTGGGTACGACGACGGCGAGCGTCGTCGCTGAACTCGCGCCCGATCCCCGCCAGACGGTCGTGTGGGTTTGCATGGGCGCTCCCTGCAGCGGAATTTACTTGCCGCTGTTTTTGGATGTGCCGATCCCCGAAGCGCTCACTCGCGGTAGCGCGGAGTACTCCGACGACTCCGCGTGGTGGCGGAGCCATCGGTTGCTGGAGTTAGTTCAACAGAGCTGGGAGAGTCGGCTTCCGATCGTCCGCGCGGCGTTCGACCCGCTGGAAGAAGCACTCGCGTCGCAGATTTCGGAGCTCAAGGCAGCGAGCCGGGAGGAGCGAGAGGCGTTGGTCCAAGCGGCTGCGGAGGAGGCGCTGGAGGTGCTGGCAGACTTGGTTCGCCGCCTGAGTTGA
- a CDS encoding alpha/beta hydrolase: MIRALVFCVAVLGWCAAFFGCGDDGEGALDEAAVAAELVLVPGATAPPNPVANVATPPELNFARAVVYQHRHRADQEIDKVLICMPGFLGGANDFDYLARRLIARSAGRVAVWAVDRRSNALEDHWGLDLAERERSPDLAKAYYFQGAELGERRFQGFLRAEQLRFLSEWGLRVHVEDLDALVRAAWRRYPRAALFLAGHSLGASIVPIYAAWDFGRYAGYELLSGIVLLEGAPNVGAAPPSQQAYETTGVGGGLTRVSVQALRSGNPVSSLEPFVSTDLFVTAEILGMRASPEFGEAEQISPDADLYRGFFTLLFGSSAIPPATNRAALGLGFDNDFQPLAFARVSIGSLTGGAIGPNPNAPLLSQLLGPLGNLLAPLDPQATYDWQPAAADQAGQLDPTRLETFARLLYRGPSNFIEWYFPARLTLDVGVASGLNVARTGDWRLEVYGLAATENARVDVPVFAVGGTRGLLSDLNRLNPYRDGIAPRLRNGAVRSAAPDGFRTMLMERYVHLDVLTADDERPGGNGLFSAMLDWMNAAERLAPRRTELTP; this comes from the coding sequence GTGATACGAGCCCTGGTTTTTTGCGTGGCGGTTCTGGGGTGGTGCGCCGCTTTTTTTGGATGCGGGGACGACGGGGAGGGTGCACTGGACGAGGCGGCCGTTGCGGCCGAGCTCGTTTTGGTCCCCGGCGCGACGGCGCCTCCTAACCCGGTCGCCAACGTGGCCACACCGCCGGAACTGAATTTTGCGAGGGCGGTGGTGTACCAGCATCGTCACCGCGCCGATCAAGAGATCGACAAAGTGTTGATTTGCATGCCGGGTTTTTTAGGCGGCGCCAACGACTTCGATTACTTGGCGCGCCGACTGATCGCACGCAGTGCCGGTCGGGTGGCTGTTTGGGCGGTGGATCGCCGATCCAACGCGCTCGAAGACCATTGGGGACTCGATCTTGCCGAGCGAGAGCGCAGCCCCGATTTGGCAAAGGCCTACTACTTCCAGGGGGCGGAGCTCGGCGAAAGAAGGTTTCAAGGATTCTTGCGTGCCGAGCAATTGCGTTTTCTCTCGGAGTGGGGTTTGCGCGTTCATGTCGAAGACCTCGACGCGCTGGTACGCGCTGCTTGGCGTCGCTACCCGCGCGCGGCGCTGTTTTTGGCGGGGCACTCGCTCGGGGCATCGATCGTTCCCATTTACGCCGCGTGGGATTTTGGCAGGTATGCAGGATACGAGCTGCTCTCCGGAATTGTGCTGCTGGAAGGGGCTCCGAACGTGGGGGCAGCACCGCCCTCGCAGCAGGCGTACGAAACCACTGGCGTCGGAGGTGGGTTGACGCGAGTGAGCGTTCAAGCTTTGCGCAGCGGCAATCCGGTCAGTTCCTTGGAGCCGTTCGTATCCACAGATCTGTTTGTCACAGCGGAAATCTTGGGGATGCGGGCGAGCCCGGAGTTTGGAGAGGCGGAACAAATTTCGCCGGATGCCGATTTGTATCGGGGGTTTTTCACGCTGTTGTTCGGATCCTCGGCAATCCCGCCGGCGACCAACCGTGCTGCTCTCGGGCTCGGATTCGACAATGATTTCCAGCCGCTCGCGTTTGCGCGCGTTTCCATTGGCAGCCTGACGGGAGGGGCGATTGGGCCCAATCCCAACGCACCGCTTTTGAGCCAGCTTTTGGGGCCGTTGGGGAACTTGCTCGCACCTTTGGATCCGCAAGCCACATACGATTGGCAACCGGCAGCCGCAGACCAAGCCGGCCAACTAGACCCCACACGGCTCGAGACGTTTGCCCGCTTGTTATACCGCGGGCCATCGAATTTCATTGAATGGTACTTCCCGGCACGACTGACCTTGGATGTGGGCGTGGCGAGCGGACTCAACGTGGCGCGCACCGGCGACTGGCGGCTGGAAGTCTATGGGCTAGCGGCGACGGAAAATGCGCGCGTGGATGTACCTGTGTTTGCCGTCGGAGGGACTCGGGGACTCTTATCGGACCTGAACCGCCTGAATCCGTACCGCGACGGGATTGCTCCACGGCTGCGCAACGGAGCGGTCCGCAGCGCCGCCCCGGATGGATTCCGCACGATGTTGATGGAACGTTACGTTCACCTCGACGTCCTCACGGCGGACGACGAGCGCCCGGGTGGCAACGGTTTGTTCTCCGCGATGTTGGACTGGATGAACGCCGCCGAGCGTTTGGCGCCTCGGAGGACGGAGCTGACGCCCTGA
- a CDS encoding cyclic nucleotide-binding protein — MSHTAVTTIDPALWARWTADFALPSAAIERFLEGATFRTYPPRSCILPQGSSRSTVFFLLHGEVSVSVYLPDGRRVLCALYQPGTIFGFPLVERERPRWSSADAFTEATLALLPRTHFERVVHTLPSSVVAEFFNRLLMRQARFAMRLLHCMVLDLPGRLALALTELADAFGHPSPEGVRIGLPLTHEHLAEMVGASRERVSKAMAELSQRGLIRYGRQSITLRNVEELRRATKPRTNPLA, encoded by the coding sequence ATGTCACACACAGCCGTCACCACAATTGATCCCGCGCTGTGGGCACGTTGGACTGCCGATTTCGCTTTGCCCTCCGCCGCAATCGAGCGCTTTCTCGAAGGGGCGACATTCCGCACCTATCCGCCCCGAAGCTGCATTTTGCCCCAAGGAAGTTCGAGGAGTACCGTCTTCTTTCTCTTGCACGGCGAGGTGAGCGTTTCTGTGTATTTGCCGGATGGGCGGCGAGTGCTTTGTGCACTGTACCAGCCGGGAACGATCTTTGGCTTCCCGCTGGTGGAACGAGAACGACCGCGGTGGAGCTCCGCAGACGCCTTCACTGAGGCGACCCTGGCGCTCCTGCCCCGGACCCACTTCGAAAGGGTCGTGCACACTTTGCCCTCTTCGGTGGTCGCAGAGTTTTTTAACCGCTTGCTCATGCGCCAGGCTCGCTTTGCGATGCGTCTGTTGCACTGCATGGTGCTCGATCTTCCCGGCCGCTTGGCGCTCGCACTCACGGAACTGGCCGATGCCTTCGGCCATCCGTCTCCTGAAGGCGTACGCATCGGCCTGCCGCTCACACACGAGCACCTCGCCGAGATGGTGGGCGCCTCGCGGGAACGGGTCAGCAAGGCCATGGCGGAACTTTCCCAGCGCGGGCTGATCCGTTACGGCCGGCAGTCCATTACCCTTCGAAATGTGGAAGAGCTCAGGCGGGCGACCAAGCCACGCACAAATCCTCTGGCCTAG
- a CDS encoding amidohydrolase — translation MEARPRYQFISADSHIVEPPDLWEKWLPKEFLPKAPKLVKDAEGGDAWQYRPGTPPVPLGLVTTYPGRTYDQFKWTGARYDKVNKGAFIGSERVKEQITDGVDAEVLYPSQRTMRHFMLDDDPEFHKAGIQAYNNWMAKEFMAADPTRLIGLAQMPNLGVEEMIREMRRAKELGLKGVILSSWPSGAPALTVDDNAFWAEAEKLEMPVSIHLGVASKQSGKAQVSTGMMEGQGLLSTGAKTIVGYACAGLDTMPNIIAETILSGLFDRFPRLKFISVEAGAGWVPFFLEQLDDRYFRNRAWAKVELQMLPSEYFRRNWYVTFVQDFYGVRNRHAVGVKNMMWSTDYPHHICDWPYTRKLANEMFSGVPEEERYAICAGNAVELYKLAH, via the coding sequence ATGGAAGCGCGACCAAGGTATCAGTTCATCTCGGCGGACTCCCACATCGTGGAGCCTCCCGATTTGTGGGAAAAGTGGTTGCCGAAAGAGTTCCTGCCAAAGGCGCCCAAGCTGGTAAAGGATGCAGAAGGCGGCGATGCTTGGCAGTATCGTCCCGGCACACCTCCGGTGCCGCTCGGCTTGGTGACGACGTACCCGGGGCGAACTTACGACCAGTTCAAGTGGACAGGCGCCCGCTACGACAAGGTAAACAAGGGTGCTTTCATTGGCTCCGAGCGAGTCAAGGAACAGATCACGGACGGTGTCGATGCCGAGGTCTTGTATCCCTCGCAGCGCACCATGCGCCACTTCATGCTCGATGACGATCCGGAATTCCACAAAGCTGGAATCCAGGCGTACAATAATTGGATGGCCAAGGAGTTCATGGCGGCCGACCCGACTCGCCTGATTGGGCTGGCGCAAATGCCCAACTTGGGCGTGGAGGAAATGATTCGCGAAATGCGGCGGGCAAAGGAACTCGGCCTCAAAGGCGTGATCTTGTCGAGTTGGCCCAGCGGCGCGCCGGCACTGACCGTGGATGACAATGCCTTTTGGGCGGAGGCGGAAAAGCTGGAAATGCCAGTGAGCATTCACCTCGGCGTGGCGTCGAAGCAAAGCGGCAAGGCCCAGGTGAGCACCGGAATGATGGAGGGCCAAGGGTTGCTCAGCACCGGAGCGAAAACGATCGTGGGTTACGCTTGTGCCGGGCTGGACACCATGCCGAACATCATCGCCGAGACGATTCTTTCCGGGCTCTTCGACCGGTTTCCCCGGCTCAAGTTTATCTCCGTTGAAGCGGGTGCAGGTTGGGTGCCCTTCTTCCTGGAACAGCTCGATGACCGCTACTTCCGCAACCGCGCCTGGGCAAAGGTGGAGCTCCAAATGCTTCCCAGCGAATATTTTCGCCGCAATTGGTACGTTACGTTCGTGCAGGATTTCTACGGCGTGCGCAATCGCCATGCAGTGGGGGTCAAGAACATGATGTGGTCCACCGACTACCCGCATCACATTTGCGACTGGCCCTACACGCGCAAGCTCGCCAACGAGATGTTTTCGGGTGTGCCGGAGGAAGAGCGCTACGCCATTTGCGCGGGCAACGCAGTGGAACTGTACAAGCTTGCCCACTGA
- a CDS encoding helicase, with protein sequence MSNVELRINDRILLRDRPWVVRSTTALTGGRRVLELEALDGETPNSLSVVSPPEEALLLPSEDIAFDLSHLDSYTAWANSHCILAATLARETGVLWGARFGRVALEAYQLAPALRILAKPQPRLLVADDVGLGKTIEAGLAMLELMARGRVRRVLIVTPPGLMEQWRVELEDKFGLRFQIIGNAADLATAQESLPAGVSSWDALPFVITSIDYVKKETVRNRALRKRWDLVIVDEAHALAESGTPQNPYRTQRTRLGLALRDASRSLLLLTATPHNGYPHSFRSLLELVEPSMATLAGSPQHVRRRVETAMVRRMKRQIRRRADGAEVPVFPERTVEGVPVPLSGKELELMKQVSAYCSRTARQAQGTEEADLVGFAMEIVKKRALSSRRALERTIEHRLEALTREEAREEAPPLSELRDYQADLPLTEAQSERTARRILRAAIPKDERRRRSEVQNLKRIRTLLRKLAHRDPKIEALVAELKRVFTEDPNEKVIVFTEYRDTLEAICERLDAEPVLKDRYVRLHGGLTRQQRLRRQERFATPDTRVLLATDAASEGLNLQYHCRRIVHVELPWNPNRLEQRNGRVDRYGQTRPPFIRYLYYPDSPEDDVLSRLVEKIERMAADRVSTPDVLGLIQGQVEIQQELVSLDAETPDIETRKRQLVRDFEDRTAEFLRGLQPLLTTGESTEKELRRILDLLDTPEPLLKDDEDLERLVLGMLGSKAVSSLPNMEGVYRIEVPWNYRGPEVKPVYPAATFRRSIAARTRADDVEFLTPLHPLVQALAADARRRLLQVYPNVRGLPPRRLAARLVSANEAPSVLFTWLGRIEGGGGLLEEHMLPIRVGIEGAILGTPEENLRWLESAPAGEVKKEDLIRLFETRFEKLREIARVEAARWLASRAEQLRARRSQQAEILRRALERDTADRLREIADEEKRARGLMNETTGQQYLFAEREPRSGFQERRKLVESFRSQRLEEIAGFEKVGEPPAPQPLGALFLVPEGGA encoded by the coding sequence ATGAGCAACGTGGAGCTTCGAATCAACGACCGCATACTCCTTCGCGACCGTCCATGGGTGGTGCGCTCGACGACGGCACTCACTGGTGGCAGGCGAGTCCTGGAGCTCGAGGCCCTCGATGGCGAGACCCCGAACTCCCTCTCCGTGGTTTCTCCGCCAGAGGAGGCCCTGCTGCTTCCGAGCGAAGACATTGCCTTCGACTTATCGCACCTCGACTCTTACACGGCATGGGCCAATTCCCACTGCATCCTGGCGGCCACGCTTGCGCGCGAAACCGGCGTCCTTTGGGGAGCCCGCTTCGGACGCGTAGCGCTTGAGGCCTACCAACTTGCTCCCGCGCTGCGCATCCTAGCCAAACCGCAACCCCGTCTTCTGGTCGCCGACGACGTCGGTCTGGGGAAGACAATCGAAGCTGGGCTGGCAATGTTGGAGCTGATGGCCCGCGGGCGGGTGCGCAGGGTTCTCATTGTCACGCCCCCTGGACTTATGGAGCAGTGGCGAGTTGAGCTCGAGGACAAGTTTGGTCTTCGCTTCCAGATCATCGGCAACGCCGCCGATTTGGCAACGGCTCAGGAAAGCCTTCCTGCGGGCGTGAGCTCTTGGGATGCGCTGCCCTTCGTGATCACATCGATCGACTACGTGAAAAAGGAAACGGTCCGCAACCGGGCGCTACGAAAGCGCTGGGACTTGGTTATCGTAGACGAGGCCCACGCGTTGGCCGAATCGGGCACCCCACAAAACCCGTACCGAACCCAGCGTACCCGCCTCGGGCTCGCTCTGCGGGATGCAAGCCGCAGTCTCCTGCTGCTTACGGCAACGCCCCATAACGGCTACCCGCATTCTTTTCGGTCGTTGCTCGAGTTGGTAGAGCCCTCGATGGCTACCTTGGCCGGTTCCCCGCAACACGTCCGCCGGCGCGTGGAAACCGCGATGGTGCGAAGGATGAAGCGACAAATCCGACGTCGCGCAGATGGGGCCGAGGTCCCGGTCTTTCCCGAACGAACGGTCGAGGGAGTGCCTGTTCCTCTCTCCGGAAAGGAACTCGAGCTGATGAAACAAGTTTCCGCTTACTGCTCGCGCACCGCGCGACAGGCGCAGGGAACAGAAGAAGCCGACCTTGTCGGATTTGCCATGGAGATTGTCAAGAAGCGGGCGCTTTCTTCCCGCAGGGCGCTGGAGCGCACCATTGAACATCGCCTCGAAGCCCTCACCCGCGAGGAGGCCCGTGAGGAAGCCCCACCACTCTCGGAACTACGAGACTATCAGGCAGATTTGCCATTGACCGAAGCGCAGAGCGAGCGCACCGCACGGCGCATCCTGCGCGCGGCTATTCCAAAAGACGAGCGGCGCCGCCGTTCCGAAGTGCAAAACCTCAAGCGCATCCGGACCCTGCTTCGGAAACTCGCCCATCGAGACCCAAAAATCGAGGCCTTAGTTGCCGAATTGAAGCGGGTTTTCACCGAAGATCCCAACGAAAAAGTCATTGTCTTTACGGAGTATCGGGACACGCTGGAGGCCATTTGCGAGCGCCTCGACGCCGAGCCAGTTCTCAAGGATCGATACGTCCGGCTCCATGGTGGCCTCACCCGCCAGCAGCGGCTCCGCCGCCAGGAACGTTTTGCCACCCCCGACACGCGTGTACTGCTTGCGACCGACGCGGCCAGCGAGGGGCTCAATCTTCAGTACCATTGCCGCCGCATCGTGCATGTGGAACTCCCTTGGAATCCTAACCGCCTCGAGCAGCGAAATGGCCGCGTCGACCGTTACGGCCAAACCCGCCCGCCCTTCATTCGCTACCTCTACTATCCGGACAGCCCCGAGGATGACGTCCTGAGCCGCCTTGTCGAGAAAATCGAACGCATGGCCGCCGATCGCGTTTCCACCCCGGACGTCCTGGGCCTAATCCAAGGGCAGGTTGAGATCCAACAGGAACTCGTCAGCTTGGACGCTGAGACCCCCGATATTGAAACGCGAAAACGACAACTGGTGAGGGACTTCGAAGACCGAACCGCCGAGTTCCTACGGGGACTTCAACCCTTATTGACCACCGGAGAGAGCACGGAAAAGGAGTTGCGCCGAATCCTTGATCTCCTGGACACCCCGGAGCCACTGCTCAAAGACGATGAAGACCTGGAACGCCTGGTTCTGGGGATGCTGGGTTCAAAGGCCGTGTCCTCCCTTCCGAACATGGAGGGGGTGTATCGCATCGAGGTTCCTTGGAACTATCGGGGCCCGGAGGTTAAACCGGTTTACCCCGCAGCAACTTTCCGCCGATCTATCGCAGCGCGCACGCGGGCCGATGATGTGGAGTTCCTTACGCCGCTTCACCCCCTGGTGCAGGCCCTCGCCGCCGATGCCCGCCGCCGATTGCTTCAGGTCTATCCGAACGTCCGCGGTCTCCCACCCCGGCGCCTGGCGGCTCGGCTCGTATCGGCCAATGAGGCCCCTTCGGTGCTGTTCACCTGGCTCGGCCGCATCGAGGGCGGCGGCGGATTGTTGGAGGAGCACATGCTTCCGATCCGCGTGGGCATCGAGGGGGCGATTTTGGGAACGCCCGAGGAAAATCTCCGCTGGCTAGAGTCCGCCCCGGCAGGCGAGGTAAAAAAAGAAGATCTGATCCGCCTCTTCGAGACGCGGTTCGAGAAACTCCGTGAAATCGCTCGAGTAGAGGCGGCGCGGTGGCTCGCAAGCCGGGCGGAGCAACTTCGAGCTCGCCGGTCCCAGCAGGCCGAAATACTCCGCCGCGCCCTCGAGCGGGACACTGCGGACCGGCTGCGCGAGATCGCGGACGAGGAGAAGCGGGCTAGGGGGTTGATGAATGAAACCACCGGACAGCAGTACCTTTTTGCCGAACGCGAGCCCCGGTCTGGTTTCCAGGAGCGCCGGAAGCTGGTTGAATCCTTTCGCAGTCAGCGCCTTGAAGAAATCGCTGGCTTCGAGAAGGTCGGCGAACCGCCCGCGCCGCAACCTCTGGGGGCGCTGTTTCTCGTGCCGGAAGGGGGTGCATGA